Proteins encoded together in one Acidimicrobiales bacterium window:
- the cofH gene encoding 5-amino-6-(D-ribitylamino)uracil--L-tyrosine 4-hydroxyphenyl transferase CofH: protein MPPIDLITAPLDALLAEAASIRDRAHGTRVTYSPKVFIPLTHLCRDRCGYCTFAQPPARVTAPYLSSDEVLDIARAGAAAGCHEALFTLGERPELRYPAAAEWLAANGHDSTVDHLVAMCRLVLEETGLLPHANAGALGIDELARLRPVSASQGMMLESLNPDLAAHRGSPDKEPARRLATLEAAGELAIPFTTGILVGIGESREDRIEALEAIVASHRRHGHVQEVIVQNFLPKAGTAMHTAEPCPEDEYLWSVAVARLLLPPEVHLQAPPNLSDDFGRLLDAGIDDWGGVSPVTPDHVNPERPWPAIERLAVATEARGKVLAPRLTVYPEHVRDPQRWLDPALRFPVMDRSDAEGLGRDSAWSAGGDTPPPMILVGTPRAGGAVAEVLAGVRAGAEVGEDEIVTLFSARGTEIGAVAEVADELRQRAVGDAVTWVANRNINYTNVCTFKCRFCAFSKGPLSLNLRGNPYLLTLEDIQGRVIEAVQEGATEVCLQGGIHPDFDGDYYIDVTRAVADVAPGIHIHGFTALEVTEGAKRLGEPLADYLRRLMSAGLNTLPGTAAEILDDEVRAELCSDKVDTEEWLDAHRTAHSVGLRSNITIMFGSIERPHHWARHLIRTRALQKETGGFTEFVPLPFVHMAAPMYLQRKSRRGPTFRESLLMHAVGRIAYAGWVDNIQVSWVKMGRDGVRQALRAGVNDMGGTLMDENISRAAGATHGQRMTQATFEEWVAPVGRRLEQRTTLYGRVPLVI, encoded by the coding sequence GTGCCCCCGATCGACCTCATCACCGCACCCCTCGACGCCCTCCTGGCCGAGGCCGCATCGATCCGCGACCGAGCCCATGGCACCCGAGTCACATACTCCCCCAAGGTCTTCATCCCCCTGACCCACCTCTGCCGGGACCGCTGCGGCTACTGCACCTTCGCCCAGCCCCCCGCGCGGGTGACGGCGCCCTACCTGTCGTCCGACGAGGTGCTCGACATCGCCCGAGCGGGCGCGGCGGCGGGCTGCCACGAGGCGCTGTTCACCCTCGGGGAGCGCCCGGAGCTCCGGTACCCCGCGGCCGCCGAGTGGCTGGCGGCGAACGGTCACGACTCCACCGTTGACCACCTCGTCGCCATGTGTCGCCTCGTCCTGGAGGAGACCGGCCTGCTCCCCCACGCCAACGCAGGTGCCCTCGGGATCGACGAGCTCGCACGCCTGCGGCCGGTGTCGGCATCCCAGGGGATGATGCTCGAGTCGCTCAACCCTGACCTCGCGGCCCACCGGGGCTCCCCCGACAAGGAGCCGGCCCGCCGCCTGGCGACCTTGGAGGCCGCCGGTGAGCTGGCGATCCCCTTCACCACCGGGATCCTCGTCGGCATCGGTGAGAGCCGGGAGGACCGCATCGAAGCACTCGAGGCCATCGTCGCCTCGCACCGTCGCCACGGTCACGTGCAGGAGGTGATCGTCCAGAACTTCCTCCCGAAGGCGGGCACCGCGATGCACACCGCCGAGCCGTGCCCCGAAGACGAGTACCTCTGGTCGGTCGCGGTCGCCCGTCTGCTGCTCCCACCCGAGGTCCACCTCCAGGCGCCACCGAACCTGAGCGACGACTTCGGCCGGTTGCTCGACGCCGGCATCGACGACTGGGGCGGCGTCTCCCCCGTCACCCCCGATCACGTCAACCCGGAGCGGCCGTGGCCCGCCATCGAGCGCCTCGCCGTCGCCACCGAGGCACGGGGCAAGGTCCTGGCGCCGCGGCTCACCGTCTACCCCGAGCACGTGCGCGACCCGCAGCGCTGGCTCGACCCCGCCCTGCGCTTCCCGGTGATGGACCGCTCCGATGCCGAGGGCCTCGGCCGCGACAGTGCCTGGTCGGCGGGCGGCGACACCCCACCACCCATGATCCTGGTCGGCACCCCTCGAGCCGGTGGGGCCGTGGCCGAGGTGCTGGCTGGGGTTCGTGCCGGCGCCGAGGTCGGTGAAGACGAGATCGTCACCCTCTTCTCGGCTCGCGGCACCGAGATCGGGGCCGTTGCCGAGGTGGCCGACGAGCTCCGGCAGCGCGCCGTCGGCGACGCCGTCACGTGGGTGGCCAACCGGAACATCAACTACACCAACGTCTGCACCTTCAAGTGCCGCTTCTGCGCCTTCTCCAAAGGTCCGCTCTCCCTGAACCTGCGGGGCAACCCCTACCTCCTCACCCTCGAGGACATCCAGGGACGGGTCATCGAGGCGGTCCAGGAGGGTGCGACCGAGGTCTGCCTCCAAGGGGGAATCCACCCGGACTTCGACGGCGACTACTACATCGACGTGACCCGGGCGGTCGCCGACGTCGCACCAGGCATCCACATCCACGGGTTCACCGCCCTCGAGGTCACCGAGGGCGCCAAGCGCCTCGGCGAGCCCCTGGCCGACTACCTCCGCCGTCTGATGTCGGCCGGGCTCAACACCCTCCCCGGCACGGCCGCCGAGATCCTCGACGACGAGGTGCGCGCCGAGCTGTGCTCCGACAAGGTCGACACCGAGGAGTGGCTCGACGCCCACCGCACCGCCCACTCGGTCGGTCTGCGCTCCAACATCACGATCATGTTCGGTTCCATCGAGCGGCCCCACCACTGGGCACGGCACCTCATCCGCACACGAGCGCTCCAGAAGGAGACCGGCGGCTTCACCGAGTTCGTGCCGCTGCCCTTCGTGCACATGGCGGCCCCGATGTACCTCCAGCGCAAGAGCCGTCGAGGTCCGACGTTCCGGGAGTCGCTGCTGATGCACGCCGTGGGACGCATCGCCTACGCCGGCTGGGTCGACAACATCCAGGTGTCGTGGGTGAAGATGGGCCGGGACGGGGTGCGCCAGGCCCTGCGAGCCGGCGTCAACGACATGGGCGGGACCCTGATGGACGAGAACATCTCACGTGCAGCAGGTGCCACCCACGGCCAGCGGATGACGCAGGCCACGTTCGAGGAGTGGGTGGCGCCAGTCGGGCGCCGACTCGAGCAGCGCACGACCCTCTACGGGCGGGTCCCCCTGGTGATCTGA
- a CDS encoding helix-turn-helix domain-containing protein: MPEPALDVSRQQDCSIARTLEVIGDRWTLLILRDAFRGVRRFDAFQRDLGIARNLLANRLGKLVDHGVMERRRYQTRPERYEYRLTPKGIDLSPALVALMRWGDKHLSPDDGPPLDLVHGRCGDVLDQHFVCWTCDETVAPTAIRSRPGPGAHSTSTA, translated from the coding sequence GTGCCCGAGCCCGCCCTCGACGTCTCCCGCCAGCAGGACTGCTCGATCGCCCGCACCCTCGAGGTCATCGGTGACCGGTGGACCCTCCTCATCCTCCGCGACGCCTTCCGAGGCGTTCGTCGCTTCGACGCCTTCCAGCGCGACCTCGGCATCGCCCGGAACCTCCTCGCCAACCGCCTCGGCAAGCTCGTCGACCACGGGGTCATGGAGCGCCGCCGCTACCAGACCCGTCCCGAGCGCTACGAGTACCGGCTCACGCCCAAGGGCATCGACCTCTCCCCCGCCCTGGTGGCGCTGATGCGCTGGGGCGACAAGCACCTGAGCCCCGACGACGGCCCGCCGCTCGACCTCGTCCACGGTCGCTGCGGCGACGTGCTCGACCAGCACTTCGTGTGCTGGACCTGCGACGAGACCGTTGCCCCCACCGCCATCCGGAGCCGACCGGGCCCCGGTGCCCACAGCACCTCCACCGCCTGA